The Microbacterium foliorum genome has a window encoding:
- a CDS encoding dihydrofolate reductase family protein, which produces MRPLRYSINVTLDGCVHHEAGVAPDEELMGFWVADMQRADAVVYGRTTYEMMQSAWRRPASGVWPDWMDEWEVPFADALDRMPKHVVSSTLPSVDWNAELVTGDLGGAVRRLKEQPGQGLSVGGVTLPLALAELGLIDEYTFVVHPLVAGHGPRLLDGLSERLALRLVDRREFASGAVAQIYRPA; this is translated from the coding sequence ATGAGACCACTGCGCTATTCCATCAACGTCACGCTCGACGGGTGCGTCCATCATGAGGCGGGGGTCGCCCCCGATGAGGAGTTGATGGGCTTCTGGGTCGCTGACATGCAGCGAGCGGATGCCGTCGTCTACGGCCGAACCACGTACGAGATGATGCAGTCGGCCTGGCGCCGCCCGGCATCCGGGGTGTGGCCCGACTGGATGGACGAGTGGGAGGTGCCGTTCGCCGACGCCCTCGATCGGATGCCGAAGCACGTCGTCTCGAGCACGCTGCCCTCCGTCGACTGGAACGCCGAGCTCGTCACCGGCGATCTGGGCGGGGCCGTCCGGCGGTTGAAGGAGCAGCCGGGGCAGGGCCTGTCCGTCGGTGGCGTGACGCTGCCGTTGGCTCTCGCCGAGCTCGGCCTGATCGACGAGTACACCTTCGTCGTGCATCCGCTCGTCGCCGGTCACGGGCCGCGGCTGCTCGACGGCTTGAGTGAGCGGCTGGCCCTGCGCCTGGTCGATCGGCGGGAGTTCGCGTCGGGTGCGGTGGCGCAGATCTATCGTCCCGCGTGA
- a CDS encoding DUF3887 domain-containing protein: MTDSRASFSIAAAALARAQAVAGLLHSRESRATAMRLVGAAAGLKAEADRLLATSVEDARRAGATWQEVGDTLKISRQAAYQRFGQALDPRTGKAVAKDVPAAAIDRAIAVFAQLSAGDPAAVVADFDDQMTSAMTSEALGDTWASVLAAVGSLEKTGEPASHRVSGLVVIDVPLTFEAGEMIGKVSIRDDGRIAGLFILNAPESSAGGSA; this comes from the coding sequence ATGACTGATTCACGGGCTTCGTTCTCCATCGCCGCTGCCGCGCTCGCTCGTGCGCAGGCGGTGGCTGGGCTCCTGCACTCGCGGGAGAGCAGAGCGACGGCGATGCGCCTGGTCGGTGCGGCTGCCGGGTTGAAGGCAGAAGCGGATCGGCTCCTGGCGACGAGTGTCGAGGACGCGCGTCGTGCGGGCGCGACATGGCAGGAAGTGGGAGACACATTGAAGATTTCTCGACAGGCCGCGTACCAGCGATTCGGGCAGGCGCTCGATCCGCGCACCGGCAAGGCTGTGGCGAAGGACGTGCCAGCTGCAGCGATCGATCGCGCCATCGCGGTCTTCGCGCAGTTGTCGGCCGGCGATCCGGCGGCGGTGGTCGCCGACTTCGACGACCAGATGACGTCGGCGATGACCTCGGAGGCGCTCGGCGACACATGGGCGAGCGTCCTGGCGGCGGTCGGGTCTCTCGAGAAGACCGGCGAGCCCGCCTCGCACCGGGTGAGCGGACTGGTCGTGATCGACGTCCCGCTGACCTTCGAGGCCGGGGAGATGATCGGCAAGGTCAGCATCCGCGATGACGGCCGGATCGCGGGTCTCTTCATCCTGAACGCGCCGGAATCGTCGGCAGGAGGGAGCGCCTGA
- a CDS encoding CPBP family intramembrane glutamic endopeptidase, with the protein MRSQVGGRSLILFLLVSFVGAWVIALPLYFTGGLASPLAPFLIVGVMFAPALGVLAAWGAQKPRPGERWRALGVTSPRPVSRPIWFSVLGLFLGSAIVIAGVFLAAALGLIELDLVEFSGYVESVRALGVSDLAIPGAVVVLMQLAAIPVNAVVSAPFAFAEEVGWRGWLLPRLLPLGVWPALVLSGAIWGLWHAPLILLGYNFGRPDLLGLGMMVLACVLFGIILGWLRLRSTSIWPAVIAHSAFNATASFATLVAAAGQQVDLLAISPLGWVTCLIMIAVIGVLVLTKRLRKENLTAQNPHDRLEERQDLSEVRDDASRTGGHT; encoded by the coding sequence ATGCGCTCGCAGGTCGGCGGGAGGAGTCTGATCCTCTTCCTCCTGGTGTCGTTCGTCGGCGCGTGGGTCATCGCGCTGCCGTTGTACTTCACCGGCGGTCTCGCGAGTCCGCTGGCGCCATTCCTGATCGTGGGAGTGATGTTCGCTCCCGCTCTCGGAGTGCTCGCGGCATGGGGTGCGCAGAAACCTCGCCCGGGGGAGCGGTGGCGTGCGCTGGGCGTGACATCGCCGCGTCCGGTGTCGCGTCCGATCTGGTTCAGTGTGCTCGGACTGTTCCTCGGGTCGGCGATCGTCATCGCGGGAGTCTTCCTGGCAGCTGCCCTCGGACTGATCGAACTCGACCTCGTCGAGTTCAGCGGATACGTGGAGTCGGTCCGTGCGCTGGGCGTCTCCGACCTCGCGATCCCCGGTGCCGTGGTGGTGCTCATGCAGCTCGCCGCAATCCCGGTCAACGCGGTGGTCAGCGCACCGTTCGCGTTCGCCGAAGAGGTCGGATGGCGAGGGTGGCTCCTCCCCCGCCTCCTCCCCCTGGGGGTGTGGCCCGCGCTCGTGCTCAGCGGCGCGATCTGGGGTCTCTGGCACGCTCCGCTCATACTCCTCGGGTACAACTTCGGCCGCCCCGATCTTCTCGGCCTCGGCATGATGGTGCTGGCGTGTGTGCTCTTCGGGATCATCCTCGGGTGGCTCCGTCTCCGATCGACATCGATCTGGCCCGCGGTCATCGCCCACTCCGCGTTCAACGCGACTGCGTCATTCGCGACTCTCGTCGCAGCGGCCGGTCAGCAGGTCGACCTTCTGGCCATCTCTCCGCTGGGATGGGTGACCTGTCTGATCATGATCGCCGTCATCGGAGTCCTCGTTCTGACAAAGCGACTGCGAAAGGAAAACTTGACAGCGCAAAACCCGCATGACAGGCTCGAAGAGCGCCAGGACCTGTCAGAGGTTCGCGACGACGCATCACGCACGGGGGGCCATACATGA